ATTGGTGGTAAAGAATAAACAGTACCAATTGCTAAGCTAATTGCCACCATTCCTAACAAATATGGTCCCAACATCCACGCTAAGAGTAACGCTAGCAAACCTGTCACTGCAACAATAGTTTGCCCCGTACGCTGCGAAAACTCACCAGATGCGAGCGGTAAATGGGGCTTGTTGATTTTGTCAATTGCGACATCTTCTAGTTGATTTAGCCCCACAATGTAGACATTGCCACACAAACAAGCAACCCAAGCACCCAAAGGAGAAAGTAAAGATATATTGCTTCGGGCGATCGCATAAGTCAGCACATACACTCCCCACACACTTAAACTTGTACCAATAATTGTGTGCGGACGCGCAAACTTCCACAAAGCATGTAACCAGCCACGCCACCCCAACTGCTGCAATCGCTCAAAAACTTGACTCATCAACTCCTCTGCCCCTCTGATCCTCTGTCCTACTTCCTGCCACACAATAAACCAAACCGAATTAACCCGCGTTCATAACCGCGACTCATCAACCCCAAAGACAAAGCTGCTTGAATCGTATCCCAACCCGAAAACAGCAACCCCAAAAGCGCACCAGGATTAAGCGCTGAATCAATCACAACATTCCAAAATGGGGCAACAGCCGTTGACCAATCAGCAGTGCGCAGATCTTGTAAGCCAAGATTGCGGGCGATCGCTTCGTATTCTGGTAGCGAAATGACATAAGGTAAACAATAAACTCGGTAAATTTCCTCTAAGTGTTTGCGTTCATCAGCAGTCAGTTCTCCTGCACTACCACCAGTAGGACGATGACACCAAGTGACCATTAACAACGTGCCACCAGGTTTTAGCACTCGATAGCATTCCTGCATAAACTTTGCCTTATCAGGCATATGTTCGCCACTTTCGAGGGACCAGACAAAGTCAAAACTTGCGTCTGCAAAGGGCATATTTAAGGCATCTGCCACTTGAAACTGAGTTTGTTGACTTAATTGGGCAGCAGCCGCGCGATCGCTTGCTCTTGCCG
The DNA window shown above is from Gloeocapsopsis sp. IPPAS B-1203 and carries:
- a CDS encoding methyltransferase domain-containing protein yields the protein MSATLNQRIQQFYDASSGLWEQIWGEHMHHGYYGAAGKDKKERRQAQIDLIEELLQWSQVEQAQNILDVGCGIGGSSLYLAEKLQAHVTGITLSPVQAARASDRAAAAQLSQQTQFQVADALNMPFADASFDFVWSLESGEHMPDKAKFMQECYRVLKPGGTLLMVTWCHRPTGGSAGELTADERKHLEEIYRVYCLPYVISLPEYEAIARNLGLQDLRTADWSTAVAPFWNVVIDSALNPGALLGLLFSGWDTIQAALSLGLMSRGYERGLIRFGLLCGRK